Proteins from one Acetoanaerobium noterae genomic window:
- the pepT gene encoding peptidase T, giving the protein MEKVEQRLLRYVKINTKSDDASESIPSTKIQFDLANLLVDELKALGITDAHVDENCYVMATLKGNVDNAPKIGLIAHLDTSPDMPGENVKPQIVENYDGEDIVLNKDKNIVMKVSDFSYLKDFKGKTLITTDGTTLLGADDKAGIAEIMSVIEYFINHPEEKHGDIKIAFTPDEEIGRGADKFDVEKFGADFAYTLDGSFLGEIEYENFNAASATVVVKGVNIHPGSAKHKMKNSVLIAMELQSLLPAFERPEFTEGYEGFTMLDEIHGDIEKTTLGYIIRDHDMAKFTQKKEFLQTACEFINKKYGEDTAVVEIKDSYYNMKEKILPVMHVVDSVVAAMEKIGVKPNIKAIRGGTDGARLSFMGLPTPNIFTGGFNYHGRYEAIVVEDMYKAVETVIEVIKSYAK; this is encoded by the coding sequence ATGGAAAAAGTTGAACAAAGATTACTTAGATATGTAAAAATCAATACTAAATCTGATGACGCTTCAGAATCTATCCCAAGCACTAAGATTCAATTTGATTTAGCAAATTTATTAGTTGATGAGCTTAAAGCACTTGGAATAACAGATGCTCATGTAGATGAAAATTGTTATGTAATGGCTACGCTAAAAGGAAATGTAGACAATGCTCCGAAAATCGGACTTATTGCGCATTTAGATACAAGTCCTGACATGCCAGGGGAAAATGTTAAGCCACAAATTGTTGAAAACTATGACGGAGAAGATATAGTTCTAAATAAAGATAAGAATATAGTTATGAAGGTTTCAGATTTTTCATACCTAAAGGATTTTAAAGGTAAGACTTTGATAACTACAGATGGAACCACTTTACTTGGAGCTGATGATAAAGCTGGTATTGCAGAAATTATGTCTGTTATTGAATATTTCATTAATCACCCAGAGGAAAAACATGGAGATATAAAAATCGCATTCACTCCTGACGAAGAAATCGGAAGAGGAGCGGATAAATTTGATGTTGAGAAGTTCGGAGCAGATTTTGCTTATACACTAGACGGTTCCTTTTTAGGTGAAATCGAGTATGAAAACTTTAATGCTGCATCAGCTACAGTTGTAGTAAAAGGGGTAAACATTCATCCAGGCTCTGCTAAGCATAAGATGAAGAATTCAGTTCTAATTGCAATGGAACTTCAAAGCTTGCTTCCTGCATTTGAAAGACCAGAGTTCACAGAAGGCTATGAAGGTTTTACTATGCTTGATGAAATTCATGGAGATATAGAAAAAACTACTCTTGGATATATTATTAGAGATCATGACATGGCAAAGTTTACTCAGAAAAAGGAATTTCTACAAACTGCCTGTGAATTTATAAATAAAAAATATGGGGAAGATACTGCTGTAGTAGAAATAAAAGACTCATATTACAATATGAAAGAAAAAATTCTACCTGTTATGCATGTTGTAGATTCAGTTGTTGCAGCTATGGAGAAAATTGGAGTTAAGCCGAATATAAAAGCAATTAGAGGCGGTACTGATGGAGCTAGACTTTCATTTATGGGTCTGCCTACTCCAAATATTTTCACTGGTGGATTTAACTATCATGGAAGATATGAAGCAATTGTTGTAGAAGATATGTACAAGGCCGTTGAAACAGTTATTGAAGTTATTAAATCCTATGCAAAGTAA
- a CDS encoding YfcC family protein has translation MSSTETKKKLSFPTAYTVLFIVLILAAALTHVVPAGKYSTLLFDESVQAFVVTTPDGETQELEATQSTLDQLGVQVDVEKFTDGSIYKPVAIPNTYQELESNPQGIMELIKAPIEGVYETIDIMIFVLIIGGIIGILNNSGAFDAGFASLSRLTKGKEYLLIIIVTFLIALGGTTFGLAEETIALYPILVPVFMVAGYDAIVCIAALYMGSSIGTMFSTVNPFSSVIASNAAGISFMNGIAFRGAGLVIATIITIAYIIKYAEKVKKDPSKSLIFSQKADLEKRFLHENKEVPEFTVKRKLMLSIFALSFAVMIWGVSTQGWWFLEMTALFFVVGIIICFLSGLGEKRAVSEFVTGASELVGVGLTIGVARAVNIIMDNGLISDSILNGATNVVGGMNGGIFALIMLVVFLVLGFFIPSSSGLAVLSMPIMAPLADTVGIPREVIVSAYQYGQGLMAFITPTGLILVTLSMVDVTYDKWLKFIMPLMGIIAVFAAIMLYLQAFI, from the coding sequence ATGTCAAGTACTGAGACAAAGAAGAAACTTAGTTTCCCTACTGCCTACACGGTATTATTTATTGTATTAATTTTAGCTGCAGCACTTACTCACGTTGTGCCAGCAGGAAAGTATTCAACGCTATTATTTGATGAGTCAGTTCAAGCATTTGTAGTGACTACTCCAGATGGAGAAACACAGGAGCTTGAAGCTACTCAAAGCACATTAGATCAGCTTGGAGTTCAAGTTGATGTAGAAAAATTCACAGATGGAAGTATTTATAAACCAGTTGCTATTCCTAACACTTATCAGGAATTAGAGAGCAATCCTCAAGGGATTATGGAGCTTATAAAGGCACCTATTGAAGGTGTTTATGAAACAATAGACATTATGATTTTTGTACTTATTATCGGAGGAATCATTGGAATTTTAAATAACAGTGGGGCTTTCGATGCTGGATTTGCTAGTCTTTCTAGATTAACAAAGGGAAAAGAATATCTACTTATTATTATAGTTACTTTCTTGATAGCACTTGGAGGTACTACGTTTGGACTTGCTGAGGAAACGATTGCCTTATATCCAATACTAGTTCCTGTATTTATGGTGGCAGGATACGATGCAATAGTATGTATAGCGGCTTTATATATGGGTTCTTCTATAGGTACAATGTTCTCTACTGTAAATCCATTTTCATCAGTTATAGCTTCTAATGCTGCAGGTATTTCATTTATGAATGGTATAGCATTTAGAGGAGCTGGACTTGTTATAGCTACTATTATCACAATAGCATATATTATTAAATATGCTGAAAAGGTTAAGAAAGACCCTTCAAAATCTCTTATTTTCTCTCAGAAAGCTGACCTAGAGAAGAGATTTTTACATGAAAATAAAGAAGTGCCAGAGTTTACAGTAAAACGTAAGCTGATGCTTTCAATATTTGCACTTTCATTTGCAGTTATGATTTGGGGAGTATCAACTCAAGGCTGGTGGTTCCTAGAAATGACAGCGCTATTCTTTGTTGTTGGTATCATCATTTGCTTCCTTTCAGGACTTGGAGAAAAGAGAGCTGTATCAGAGTTTGTTACTGGTGCATCTGAGCTTGTAGGAGTTGGACTTACAATAGGAGTTGCAAGAGCTGTTAATATAATTATGGACAACGGACTAATTTCTGACTCTATACTAAATGGAGCAACAAATGTCGTTGGCGGTATGAATGGTGGAATATTTGCACTTATAATGCTTGTAGTATTCTTAGTGCTTGGATTCTTTATACCTTCATCTTCAGGACTAGCAGTACTTTCTATGCCAATCATGGCTCCTCTTGCAGATACAGTAGGTATACCAAGAGAAGTAATCGTAAGTGCTTACCAATATGGTCAAGGGCTAATGGCATTTATTACACCAACAGGATTAATTCTAGTAACTCTATCTATGGTTGATGTAACATATGACAAATGGCTTAAGTTCATTATGCCATTGATGGGTATTATTGCTGTATTTGCAGCTATTATGCTATATCTTCAGGCATTTATCTAG
- a CDS encoding Crp/Fnr family transcriptional regulator, protein MYKDIFDHKSQKELDNCFLEALSDCGMTCEIKKGEIINPDSSNYIFLVLEGEVNQLMYSKDGNEIIFFRITKGSIFGEEDFFDEKRTSVIYKALQNSAIKMISKNEIDIILESNPKLFRCFLQSMVIKNRMIMMEISNFKFNDSEGKLADFLIRLYYTEDINMDMKKHISIVLTHEEIANRIGLNRATVTKIMNKFKEKAYITISGKEIIINDIEALKSLTNIPI, encoded by the coding sequence ATGTATAAAGATATATTTGACCATAAATCACAAAAGGAATTAGATAATTGTTTTTTGGAAGCACTAAGTGACTGTGGAATGACGTGCGAGATTAAAAAGGGTGAAATTATAAATCCAGATAGCTCAAATTATATTTTTCTAGTTTTAGAAGGAGAAGTCAATCAGTTAATGTATTCTAAAGACGGAAATGAAATAATTTTTTTTAGAATAACAAAAGGGAGTATATTTGGAGAAGAGGATTTCTTTGATGAAAAAAGAACGTCTGTTATTTATAAGGCTCTTCAAAACTCTGCAATAAAAATGATAAGTAAAAATGAAATTGATATTATACTTGAGTCAAATCCAAAGCTCTTTAGGTGCTTTCTTCAGAGCATGGTAATAAAAAATAGGATGATTATGATGGAAATAAGCAATTTTAAATTTAATGATTCTGAAGGTAAGCTAGCAGATTTTTTAATCAGGCTTTATTATACTGAAGATATAAATATGGATATGAAAAAACATATAAGTATAGTACTAACTCATGAAGAAATTGCAAACAGAATAGGATTAAATAGAGCAACAGTGACAAAAATAATGAATAAATTCAAGGAAAAAGCCTATATAACTATTAGCGGGAAAGAAATAATAATCAATGATATAGAGGCACTTAAATCGCTTACAAATATTCCAATATAA
- a CDS encoding DUF362 domain-containing protein, with product MGKVQLTKIESYNNIDMIQTSINSMLDNSLLSKKLFDGAKVVIKTNLLMKKKPEQAVTTHPIIIECLANYFVKYNCEVIIADSPAGPFTKTSLEGIYEASGMVKAAQNSGATLNYNVSFSEVSPSDSMRLKTFNVIDVVKNADFVISAAKLKTHGMMTFTGAVKNLFGVIPGLIKAEYHFKLMNEENFAHHLIDIERYIKPDYSIIDGIEAMEGNGPSNGIKRNLGVLIGADNAYEADFIACDLVSIAFKLVPTLYLAESRNIFNKNEIVVEGLDYKALNIAPFKLPDSVDLTFLPKKTPAKLKEIIIKKLKAKPEFVHSKCISCGHCKRNCPANVISMVENKPVVNLKDCISCFCCHEVCPADAVNIKKSLLLKLLK from the coding sequence ATGGGTAAAGTACAACTTACTAAGATTGAGTCTTATAATAATATTGATATGATACAAACTAGCATAAATTCAATGCTAGATAATAGCCTATTATCAAAAAAACTGTTCGATGGAGCAAAGGTAGTCATAAAAACTAATTTGCTCATGAAGAAAAAACCTGAGCAGGCAGTCACTACTCATCCTATAATCATTGAATGTCTAGCAAACTATTTTGTTAAATACAATTGTGAAGTAATTATAGCTGATTCACCTGCGGGACCATTTACGAAAACATCTCTAGAAGGGATTTATGAAGCTTCAGGAATGGTAAAAGCAGCTCAAAATAGTGGTGCAACTTTAAATTATAACGTAAGCTTTTCAGAAGTGAGTCCTAGTGATTCAATGAGATTAAAAACCTTTAATGTTATTGATGTAGTAAAAAATGCAGACTTTGTAATTTCAGCAGCTAAACTAAAAACTCATGGTATGATGACCTTCACAGGAGCTGTAAAGAATCTTTTTGGAGTCATACCAGGACTAATTAAGGCTGAGTATCATTTTAAGCTTATGAATGAAGAGAACTTTGCTCATCACCTTATCGATATTGAAAGATATATAAAGCCAGACTATTCTATTATTGACGGGATAGAGGCTATGGAGGGAAATGGACCATCTAATGGCATAAAAAGAAATCTTGGAGTACTTATTGGTGCAGATAATGCTTATGAAGCAGATTTTATAGCTTGTGATTTAGTATCTATTGCATTCAAGCTAGTTCCTACACTTTATCTTGCAGAATCTAGAAACATTTTTAATAAAAATGAAATAGTAGTAGAGGGGCTTGATTATAAAGCTTTAAATATTGCGCCATTTAAATTGCCAGATTCTGTAGACTTAACATTTCTTCCTAAAAAAACACCTGCAAAGCTAAAAGAAATTATAATAAAGAAATTAAAAGCCAAACCAGAATTTGTACATAGTAAATGCATATCTTGTGGACATTGTAAAAGAAATTGTCCGGCAAATGTTATATCGATGGTGGAAAATAAGCCAGTTGTAAACCTAAAAGATTGCATAAGCTGTTTTTGCTGTCATGAAGTATGCCCAGCTGATGCTGTTAATATAAAAAAATCATTACTGCTGAAGCTACTTAAATGA